The window ggagcaggtcaaacagactgtgtccagggtgagaagggtcagctgagatccgagctgcacgccgcaatgtcctggaggtgtacaggtcctgcagagatgggagtctgcagccaatcaccttctcagcagagcgcacaacacgctgcagtctcagTTTGTCcttgatagtggctccagcgtaccacacggtgatggaggaggtgaggatggactcgatgattgcagtgtagaactgcatcatcgtccgtgttggcaggttgaatttcttcagctgcctcaggaagtacatcctctgctgggctttcttgatgatggaggtgatggtgggctcccacttcaggtcctgggtgatggtggtacccaggaagcggaatgagtccacagaggtgatgggggtgtcagtcaggatgatgggggggagtggggctgtgtgcttcctgaagtccacaataatctccactgtcttctgggcattcagcaccaggttgttgtggctgcaccaggacaccagacgttcaacctccctcctgtaggcagactcatccccgtccgagatgagcccaataacggtggtgtcatctgcaaacttgattagcttgacagactggtgggtggaggtgcagcagttggtgtacagggagaagagcagaggagaaagaacacagccctgaggggagccggtgctgatggtccgggagtccgagacattctttcccagcctcacatgctgcttcctgtccgtcaggaagtcagtgatccaccggcagatgggatcaggcacattcatctgggaaagcttgcctcggagatggtctggaaggatggtgttgaaggcagagctgaaatccacaaacaggatcctggcgtaggttcctggggagtccagatgctgcaggatgaagtgtagggccatgttgatggcgtcgtctacagacctgttggctctatatgcaaactgcagggggtccaggaggggggccgtgagggtcttgagatgggagagaactaggcgctcaaatgacttcatgaccacagatgtcagaaggttagagggttctttcaaagaaaaaaactcaggtaaatgttattttatatattatgctttgtatgctGTTCAGTatatagagggggaggaggtggacaacaagtacaagtacctcgggctgtgggtggacaataaactggactggtcatgcaacacagagcacctgtataaaaaagcccaaagccgactgtacttcctcaggaagctgaggtcttttaacatctgcaggaagctcctgaggatgttttaccagtcagtggttgctggagtacttttctatgctgtggtgtgctgggggagcagcacagcaaagaaggactcatccaggctggagaaactgatcaggaaggctagctctgtggttggcatgaagctggacactctggtgacagtggcagagaaaaggacactaaaaagaaaacaaaacaaaactgctggacattatgaacaatgctgggcatcttctgcacacggccataaacaaacagaagagtctgttcagtgacaggttggttctccccaagacaagaaccatccatccatccatccatccatacatgcgtttgcacctttcgtccacacgtaaacggcgtttttggtcactgaaaacggagatttttaaaaactccgggcagggtggatattttctaaaactccgtttttgcatttacgtgtggacgagaaaaacagagaaaacgcagcgtcaaagatTTGCGCCTTTTTTTGACGTCACGGTGTGCGCCACGTtgttgtttcggtgaaatgaatttttacaatactgttaattctactctctgcagtgtttaaatgcttacacatacacacagttactgtccctccacacatacgactcggttctgcttctatgccccagctttgtttactttttcccaccgaggcttctagacttctgattggccaacatttctacacggttaggaatatagcgccacctgttgctttggcatgttcctagcagcgttttccttcatttctgcctttacgtgtggacgggattattttttaaaaagaaaaatctccgttttcaaaaatacccgtgtacggtATTTGCtcgcataaaagaaaaatcaccaaTATTCAACATGCggacaccacggcgccagctgctcaggcccaaggctggagccgaacaacaactccctgataacgactgtgcgATGACTATTtttcccatcccatgcaaggccacctgggttggctggcagactgtttacttagcctgatagagcgaaggacactgtctcagctgaactctggacacgcacacacatacacttacactgataagcacgcactcatccccctccctttccaaacgccttcgatgcttgtttcctgtgGAAGACGGCGGGTCTGTGTGCGGCGCTGGAATGGTTGCGCTGTGCAGGACGACTGCTGTGTTTccttcggattactcctcaccccctacccaacccctgtggcttgtcacgtgCTCCAATGTTGTGATGTGGACAttaatgtgctctctgtgcagaggagtttttgtttcctgttctcatgctgtcctcccataggTGCCCAGCGTGAGGAGAGgtctcttttcttcctcttgtacttttcccattgttgtgtactttcagtgttttttctgtaacgctgccgatctccgactgtattcccatgtgtgtgtgtgtgtgtacgtcgGGGGGGGGGGCCTCCTATTCCTCTGCGGGGCAACCTGCATATGGCCAATAAAACATTCATTCACATTAAAAATTGAATTGCTAGTATCTCATAAAACTCTCCTTATTGTTTAGCTAACAACCTGTGGCGTTGCCTGAATGAAAGTGTCAggtagacagacacaaaatgtgacagcagaTGCAAATATTGAGGTCCAACGGTACATGATGGAGCCAAATATTGGAAGGCTGGAGGACCCCCTTAAATATTGGGAGAGACAAAAATATGTCTACCCTCACTTATACAAGTTAGCACTGACATACCTGTGTACCCTGCCTCATCTGTGCCCTGTGAGCGAGTGTTTTCAAAAGCAGGGGAAATATTGTCCAAAAAAGAAATCGCCTACGACCTGCCACAGTGgagaaactgttgtttttaaataaaaaccaatTCTTATACAGTCACATAAAGTAAACACAGAAGTGTATGTGTATGGAGGAAATTATCTGTTGTTATACTTGCTTCTGCTTCTGATACAGCTCACACTACCCTGTATCCCTGAGCTGTGCAATCATCATCTACAAACTTCACTTGGTTCTTTTCAGGAACACAGTCTGCAGGTTTCCCAGCATAAACCTGCATGTTCCAATCATAACTGTTCCAAATTATATGATAGTCGTGATTTACCGGGTGTGAGTGTTTGCTGCTGAGAGTGTGGGAGAAGGGCACAGAGTGGAGGTGGTGCACCTCAACCATATGCTTTTGATAGCCATTAAATCTGAACATTATTTATTGAGATggagaaatttatttatttatttgacccATCATGGCAGAACAGAATCCGAGTGGTGACAGGATTTAGGACAggagatggggaggaggtggtCCATCACTGTTACTCAAATTTGTATAAGAGATGAGCTATATATTTAGAACTTGTCATAAAATACAGCTTCATAATTTTCCCACAATCAATTAAACccaataataattaatgcacaaacagagaaaagctACAAAGCAATATCAGGAAATCGGTTTTCTCCCTcttcttttattaaaatgattacattactcattaattattattaattatggtAACTGTTAGTCCCAAAGCatatccctgaaaatgttgggCAGTTTGcatctttgaaataaaaaatctaCTTGATTATATCTCAGCCagtgggaaaaaacaaaaacaaaaccttgaCTATGGATAGTAACGTTACTGTGGATGATAGTTATAACAAGGTGTAGTAGATTAATCTATCCCAGTTTAaactaaataaagaaacagaaacacagagggagCTGTAAATGAAACCAGAGCTTCATGGTTTAACGTCAACGATGCAGGAGCTCTTTATGTCTCTGAAGCTGCTGCAGTCGAAGTCAGCAACCACGGtcttcagtccagctctgtaggGAGTCGTGGTAATCTTGAGCTTCAGTGTGGCCTTTGGCTCTACCTCACCCAGGTCACTgtaaatagaaaaacattattattttttattttacttcaagCCCTGTTTGGATGAGAACCTAGGCTAGTTAAGCCAACTTAGCTTGGGGGGGGGATAAAGGAAAACGGTTGCCTAGCTTTAGCTAAACTCTTTACAAAAGCAGTCTGTAAGCAGTAATTAGGATTAGCatactgtttctttttatttttatctttatgcAAAATGGAATTGTGAGCTGGAACTATTTATTGGTGAACAACACTTGGTGGCACTACCAACAACATAGCACTGTAAgttagaaatgtttcttttcttttgaagactggagaaaaaaaagaaaatttagatTTGTTTGGAGCACTAAAATATGCAGCATGAATCAAAATCTGAAAGTCTTTTGTGGCCACTTCAATTCtttgaaaaaacacaactttaatcaaaacaaaaggcTACGTATACAAAAATGAGTAGTTAATGGATTATTTCTCTCGTTATTTCCTTTTTGAagatttttaattctttttctgTGGCAACATATCAGACACATGGCAGACAAACGATGGCTTGAATTAAATAAGTTAAAGTTACAAGAAAATTTCCATGAATTTGTTTCATCTTTACACAAGCATCAATAGTTTATGGTTTAAAAGtgttgttttaaagatattttacaTAATGAGGTTACTGCATTAACATCAATATTAAACcaaatgaaaatgagtgaacTGGCAGAGTACAAGGAAAataaagagttttttttaaccagtatTATTGAACCGCTGAGATGATGAAATAAAATCTGACTAGaatcaatatttgtttttgtaactcTCACATAAAAAGCAAATTACTGTTTCACAAAAAGCATCTGGTTGAAGATGGGAAATATTATCATTAACTCCAGACAATCACATTGTTCCTTATACCCTGTGATTGTAATGAGTTAGATTGTATGTTAAGTCTCAGTACTGACCTTTGTATATAGTCTGATTTAAAAAGGCCACATCCAATGACTGTCAGGGAGCAGTTCCTCAGCCTCTCATTGAGCGGGTTTTTAAATTCCACCTCCAATGTCATTTCATGGTTCACATGGACTGGATACAAAACCTAAAAGAAGCACAGATATAGtacagcattaatgtgcagcAAATTATAGAACAAAGTCCAGAATTTTCAGAATCTCATAGAACCTGTTCATCAACTGAGTTCAGGTGACGCTTTTTTGACTGTCAAATAACCAATCAGCAGTTATCGTTGTAAGGCCATGCCACACAGCCAGTCTACCGTATACCATGAACACATACTTTGTTACCAAGTAATGACATTAGTTTGAATCTGCTTTCACTTCCTGTGTTATAAAATCACGCACTTCCTTATATTACacacaaaatttggattttaatgACCTTCATGGAGATGACTGGTTGCTCTAGGGTGATGTTGGTCTCAGTCTGGTAGTATTCATCACTGTCACTGGCCACTGCTGAAACCTTTATGCTGTCGCAGTTCACCATATATTTACTGTAATCTGCAAAGGGGATCTGGATAGGTATGGCCACATCTGTAGGACATACAGTGAGAGGCAGGAATGTGAGAACTGATCCAGAGATTCATGGTATCATCAGGAAACTTTaatttcttgtttctttctaatttctttcatttctgagACTTGGGGCGGAGTTTGAAGTAGCAGCCTCAAATCATAGAAATCtatatcatttcttttttttcttttcaaataaattACAATGCTGACCAAAATTGTAAGATAAGAACTGCAGACCTTGTCCAGACAGAAGTGTCACGTGCTGCACTTTGTTCAGGATGTTGTCCGCTGGATTGCCGTTGTACCTCATGGCCTGAGCGTTGACACGGACAGACAACACCTTATTGGTGTGATCCTTACTGCTCAGCTTGAGCCTCAGTTTAATGTCCTGGCCATTTATCGCCTTGGTCTCCTGGTGTTGAAGTTACATTgaaagttatgttgaaaccaagcacaccagtgtttttcttgtgacattaccaataagtttgatgtgtcacatgaccctcttcctattgaaaaaaaacaaaagttgtatccaagatggccgacatCTAattggccaccatggtcaccacccatcttgaggagtttgtcccctcacatatactaatgtgccacaaacaggactttaatatcaccaaccattcccacggtgtatccatataaatggcccaccctgtacatcaGTGTGACAGGTTGAAGGACTACTGCATATAAAACTGTTCAGTTAATACTAATTCATATCAGTTCATATAAggacaaataatgtaaatatggtaAGAAAATGGTTAAGAggttattttttcatgttataTTAATGGCTTTCATGTTACTTAAGAGAACTGCAATCTATACATCACTGATCGGCTAGTAAGCCTTTTCTTGGATCGATTTGTAGTGTCTCTATTCTCCACTAGGGGGCTTTCGCGCGTTCTCCTCACTGCAATAAACGACTGCACGAGAGACGCAAGTCATAATCACTCTCGTGattctttccccctgttttcAGGGGTGTAACATCAGCCGGGATTCCGCACAACACTCCCCTCCATTCACCTCGTGAATGTACACTCTCCGCTCTCTTCCCAGCGAATCCCAGATACTGTCTTAAAGTAGTGTAACAGTGCTCCAATATAATGTTGTACCTGGTGGGGCAGTCTATATGCTGTCTATATTTAGAAAGTTCATGGTTTAGATTTGCTCTGTTAGAATCCCCAAGGACAATTGTGAAGGAATCCAGGAATTTTCTTTCAAGGGTGGTAATCTGGTCAGCCAGTGCGTTGTTTGCATTGGCCTGAGGAGGGATGCAAACTCCAACCAGCATGAAGGAACAAAACTCCTGCAGTGAATAAAATGGTTTGCAGTTGATGAAAAAAGTTTCCAGGTTTGAGCAGCAGTATTTCTGTAACACTGCGACATCAGTACACCAACCTTCGTTGATGTAGAAGCAGACTCCACCACCCTTTGTTTTCCCTGAGAGCTCCGCTTCACGGTCCACCCGATGAAGTTGTAAGCCCGGCAGATTTCGCTCTGTCCCCCAGGCAGCCTTGGGATATTCTGATCACTGCCTGGTCCATCTTATTGCAGTTTAAAGGCAACAACTCAAACATGCCAAGCCTGTATTAAAAACTGTGAAGAAGTGGACTAACGCAGCAAAGCAGGAACTGTAGGACTGTTTTGACTGCACTGATTGGACTGTTTTCGAAGCTGCATCTCAGCATCTGGATGAGCTGACggacactgtgacatcatacatCAGTTTTTgtgaagatgtgtgtgtgtgtgtgtgtgtgtgtgtgtgtgtgtgtgtgtgtgtgtgtgtgtgtgtgtgtgtgtgtgtgtgtgtgtgtgtgtgtgtgccaactAAGACCTTTTGCACATACAACAATAAACCATGGTTCACTCCTAAACTCCAACATCTTCGTAAGGCCAAGAAGGACTCCTACAGAAGTGGTGACAGGGCCCTGTACAAGCAGGCCAGGAACACACTGACCAGggagatcaaagcagccaaaaggATCTACTCCCAGAAGCTGAAAGAATGGCTCTCAGCCAACAACCCTGCGTCAATGTAGAGGGGCCTGCAGGAAATCACCGACTACAGACACTCCCCACCCCCTgtggaagcaaacaaagacctgGCAGATGGGCTGATggccatccgtcggctctttgttacttcggaaacatggcttgaacaatttctcttcaatgaCGTAATCCGATATCAACTGATCTCTTTACctgtcggcttcccgtggctgacatgcgaccggctattgcagataataatacaacagcttcttgctattttttgcttctttttatcgctgtgtaaccgATTTCAATTGAAaacctgcgtgcgctagtacctcttccCACGACTTCCcacaatcctttgcggttttaccccagaatgacgtcacattttcaatctctatagaGATTggaaatgtgacgtcattctggggtaaaaccgcaaaggattgtgGGTACGAGTGGCACACAGGCCGtttcaatcctttgatttttttttctcctcatactttttgttgccttttcgtcaagtctgtctttgtacagaactgtttttggggcaaataaaatgcaagtagggatTAAAACCGCAGAATTAATGATTACCGGTGCTGGAAATACTAGCGtttgatgcagtgttttgattttattgccACTGGTACCTGCAATGCGCGACACTGTTTCAGACATTGACCCCCAAGTCCATGAAAGCCCCTGTACCAGACGGAGTTTCACCCTCCTTGCCTCAAACATCCTGCAACATCTCGACCGCCCAGGAACTTATGCCAGGGTCCTGTTTGTTTACTTTAgttcggcttttaataccattgTGCTTGAATTTCTctcctccaaactctcccagctcagcatgtcaccagctacctgtcagtggatcaccagcttcctgacagacaggaagcagcaagtgaggctgggggagatcacctctgaaactCGGTCCTCTCACAACTATTGCTCCTGCTGTACATCAATGACTGCGCCTCCAAGAACTCGGCTGTTAAACTCCtaaaatttgcagatgatatcaccgtcattggcctcattcaggatggtgatgagtctgcagCTTTCCAGGCTTCTAGTTGCTATTCTTAGATAATTCTTAGATAATTTCCTTAAAGGCCCCATCCCATTTCACACTGTTtcaactgtttgtttgtttttacttgtcGTGCATTATGAATTTTGACCAAATCAACACATTCTTGTATTTATATCATGTTGTAATGATACAAAGTTTTCCCAGTCTTGTATTTTGAGTTTTACCTCTTTGATTTTCATCTCAACATACTGGGGTGCCTCTTCTATGTCACCTTGACCTTCTTTTGAGTTCATTCTGACTGCACGTTTGAAGATGGCTCTCTCCTCTGCACTGCCTGTAGGGAAATATGGCATGTGCTGTGTGAAGCGGGCATGATTGggggacccaaaatgcagactcttGGAGGcaaaactaaactcaaaaagcagcTTTACTGATTAACTATAGAATGTACAAAACTGAACTGGGAGTTACTGGAAACTAGACAAGcaggcagaacacacagctgaaGAATGAGGGAGATCACCGACGGGGGGATGGAGGGATTTGGGACAGAGAGAAGACACATGGTGAACACGACTGAACACAATCCACCAATGAGACAGGTAAAGCACAGCTGAACATTGAACACACATGATAAGAGagtgacaaactgaaacaggaagtaggagAAACACACACTCTGAGATGCAGACAGATGAAACCCAGGGaacagagggaggagagagaggggcagagagccagggacaagaGACAGAGTGCCACACAGAGACATGCCACAGAAGAAGAGACTGACCTAACTGGGGAAACAgggaaggacagagagacacaaGACAAAATGGCATATATATGCCatagaaacaagacaaaaacatgaACAGGATCAAATAAAAACCAAGAAAACCTAAACTAGAAATACTGATAAACTCAAGATCGTAAGCAAACTGAGCTAGGAAACATAAGAAACTTGTTTGTGTTGTCTGGGATCATTTGAACTGAAACTGCCTTTAGCAATTCTACTAGAATGTTACCAAACAGTTATCCAAATAATAAAGCTATTGATGTCCAGTTGACACGAGCAATGCAAATGAgcattgtatgtttgttttaccTTCCCTGTGCTTGTAGCTGTCAGTGATATCAACCCTTTTCCAGGAGTCAACAGCCTTGGTAGAGATGCTCTGACCCACTGACATGGAGTCAGtgtacattttcttctttgaacCGTTAGTACTGATCTGAGAAAAGTAAcatcaaaacagaaaattgTCAATACTTTGTGCAGGACTGCATAATTTAATAAGCTAAAGCCACTGGTAAATCTGCACTTATGTTTGTCAGTCAGAATAACTTTTGTGTTGAAGTTATCGCCATTAAATTGTAGACGATGTAAGTGTGATCTCTGTTTGCATTTGGGATGTTGAATGAGTTTGAAGGGGTAGCCAAGAGAAATATAGAGTGAACATTGGGCTCCTTAATGGTCTTACATCTTGTCAATTAACaacaacatccatccattttcgcAGGGGGCAGCAACCTAACCCGCTGCTTAACACTTGGCTGCGAACCActccagtgtgagctggaggcaaccacctgatgaagccaacagaaccacatcatcctcAAAAAACAGAGATTAAATTTTGAGTCTGCCCAAGTGGAAGCCTTCTGCCACTTCGCTAAGCCTAGAAATTCTgtgcataaaaattatgaacagaattggtgacaaagggcaACACTGGCTGTCCAACACCCAATGGGAACGAGACAGGGTAAAGAGCTGCTCTAGTGTTCCGTGACAGGGATGAACCTTGTGAGATGCTTTgggtggcgctgtcacttggtgttcgcgCTCTCTGCAGTAGAGTATTGTGTTGTGTTCaaacacacagtggtgtttttgtgtagtttatctgCGTAGCAATTTAATCAAAGAAATCTTATTTCATAGTGCAATCTTCACATGCTTCATTCAAAGCAATTTAGAGTCCAAGTATTCACTCGCTGTGTCTTTAGGGTTTCACTTGCTTAGCTTGTAGCTGAGTCGCTAGCAGCATGGCCTCTTCACCTGttcctcctgcactttcctgctcattgtgtcagatgtttagttactgcTTGGCAGTAATGATacttgtaacaaatgtagccaATTTGCAGGtctggaggccaggatcacTGAACACCACCAAGCTGTTCATGTGTCTACCTGCTTTTCCCGATTCAGCGACACACCCACAGgtggtcaaactctggtaattggtgattctgttctgaggcatgaagctagagacaccggcaaccatagtcattTTTCTTCCAGGTGCCAGAGCAGGAGACATtggaggaaatttaaaactgctggctaagagtaaacgtaaattcagtaaaattataattcacgtcggcagtaatgacacccggttacgccaatcagAGGTCACTAAAACCAATATTGAACCAATAtggtagttttctctggtcccctccccaatcagaccaggagtgacatatttagccgcatgttctccttaaattgctggctgtctgagtggtgtctcagaaacgatgtgggcttcatagataattggcaaaccttccagaggaaacctggtcttgttaggagagacggcatccatcccactttggatggagcagctctcatttctagaaatatggacaaatttattaaacccttcaaaatatgactatccagagttgggaccaggaagcagagttgcagtgttacacgcctctctgcagcttctctcctccatctccatagagactgtgtcagctcccaaacagacaaaaaacaaactaaaaaccagcaacaaacgacttaaacataaacaattacaaagaaagaacaatacagtatccacatctgaaccaaagagtaaaacagtgaaatgtggattattaaatattaggtctctctcctccaagtctctgttactacatgacttaataattgaactgaataaatgaattgaataaatgaatcaacacccccgagtcattctaacttcCGGATATCTCAAAgaacaggccgagggggcggtgtggcagcaatttttcacaccagcctattaatcaacgaaaaaccaagacagacttttaattcatttgaaagcctgatgcttaacattgtccaccccagctgtgaaactcagaaaccagtcttacttgttatcatctatcgtccacctgggccttacacagagtttctctctgatttctcagagtttttatctaatttagttctcagctcagataaaataattattgtgggtgattttagcatccatgtagatgctaaaaatgacagcctcaacatggcatttaatctgttattagactcaattggtttctctcaaaatgtaaaagaacccacccaccactttaatcacactctagatcttgttttaacatatggcataaaaactgaacatttaacagtgtttcctgaacactgtttaaatttacaataattgattacacagcagtggggagtagacttcatcacagtagatgtctttctgaaagtgctgtaactaaacTTGCtgtataaattgaattgaattgaatgaaaaacatatttttccttcTGTATCCGAGATTCAACTAACGGACAGACactcctttccagcaccttggCATAGACTTTCTAgcagaggctgaggagtgtgatccttCTACAGTTGTAGCACACCCTCTGCTCCCCTTCTTGATGATGGGAACCACCACACCAGTCTGTTAATCCAGAAGTACTCTGATCTCTATTGTTGAGGCGTGTTGACCAaaacagccctacaacatccagaacCTTCGGGAACTCAGGGTGAACCTCATCCACCCCAGGGACCCTGCCACCAGgttgttgtttaactgcctcagtgaccttaCTCCCGGTGATGAACAGGTCATTTCCATCATCCCCTGATTCTGCTTCCTCTGTGGAAGACGTGTCAATAACAATAACATATAATAGGGAAACTTGATAAAAATGGTAGGTACCAGATCTTTTAAGGTTAGGATTAAGGTTAAAACTGAGTTTAAAAGAGCTGAAAGAGTTAATTCTTCAGATAAAAGGTAGAAATACAGATTGTATAGACAGACTGTATAGTATATAGCTGGTTATTTTATAACACTGGTACAGACCATCCATTTGACAATGTCAGCGTTGACCTCAGCGTAGACAAATGGTACATCATACTTGACGTCTGTGTCACCACGTAGGATAGCGTTGACTGGGGCTGGACCACAGCAGAATACACCTGGAGCAGCAAAAGCAAAGCTGGACTTttacaaatgtaacaaaaacgtttttaaagaaccaacaaaataattgtttgtacTTCTCTTTGGAATCATTATTTTGTGCATCTGTCTCAGTGAATTCATTtctaaacaaaaactaaatagTTTTTACCTTCACTTTCTTCCTGTGGAGTGGGATCCAAGACCTGCCAGCCATCATAAATACCACCTTTCATGAGGTCTGGTCGTTTCATCCATCCCTCCACCCACACATGGAAGTTCCTGCACAAGAAAGGTGAGCTTTCCAGTTTATATCTCTGAGGTTTTTAAATTGCATA of the Astatotilapia calliptera unplaced genomic scaffold, fAstCal1.2 U_scaffold_1, whole genome shotgun sequence genome contains:
- the LOC113017188 gene encoding protein-glutamine gamma-glutamyltransferase 2-like; this translates as MANRINKVNFHCVTNNTAHRTIEITRKQLIVRRGQPFLLTLEMVQPFSVRDTLLLTVETGSAPSERHGTRSQFGNPSAKYTSDAKAIWKYEIDRSAVLERGIVALSVTPPTDAPVGKYSLSAMTHGETRNLGTLVVLFNPWCSGDWVYLPDDRERQEYVMNEEGTVYIGTSHYIGSQPWIFGQFEEEMVDICLKILDANLKHRKDPAGDTSARCNPVYVSRVISAMLNSNDYEGVLVGRWDGNYSDGCSPTCWTSSVSILQRWFQNRCNPVTYGQCWVFATVMCTVMRFFGIPCRVVTNFQSAHDSNNTLAIDEYYNDYGVRSKEASESVWNFHVWVEGWMKRPDLMKGGIYDGWQVLDPTPQEESEGVFCCGPAPVNAILRGDTDVKYDVPFVYAEVNADIVKWMISTNGSKKKMYTDSMSVGQSISTKAVDSWKRVDITDSYKHREGSAEERAIFKRAVRMNSKEGQGDIEEAPQYVEMKIKEETKAINGQDIKLRLKLSSKDHTNKVLSVRVNAQAMRYNGNPADNILNKVQHVTLLSGQDVAIPIQIPFADYSKYMVNCDSIKVSAVASDSDEYYQTETNITLEQPVISMKVLYPVHVNHEMTLEVEFKNPLNERLRNCSLTVIGCGLFKSDYIQSDLGEVEPKATLKLKITTTPYRAGLKTVVADFDCSSFRDIKSSCIVDVKP